The Fulvivirga maritima genome segment AGACATATCTATTCCTAAACCTTATCAACCACAGGAAAATCATTACGCTCAGGAAGCTAAGCAATACGTAGAAAATCATTTTGATCAAAACTATGGTGAATTGTATGGCTTTGACTATCCTATAACGCACTACCAGGCTGAAGAAGCACTAATCGATTTTCTGGATAATCGCATGCAGCTCTTTGGAGATTACGAAGATGCTATAAGTAAAAATGAATCTTTCCTCTTCCATTCCCTTCTTACCCCCGCTTTAAATATCGGCTTAATTACTCCAAAACAGATATTAAACACACTTTTCGAAAAACATAAAGCACATCATTATCCCCTTAATTGCCTGGAAGGGTTTGTAAGACAAATTATAGGATGGAGAGAATTTATGCGGGGCGTTTATGCTTTTGAGGGCGTTTTTGAAAGAACAAATAACCATTTCAACCATCAGAGAAAAATACCAGAAACATTTTGGAATGGCACCACAGGTATAGAACCTATAGACCATACCATTAAAAAAGTGCTACAAACGGGCTACTGCCATCATATAGAGCGACTAATGATTTTGGGCAACTTCATGCTGCTATGCGAATTTGATCCTGATGAAATTTACTCCTGGTTTATGACCCTTTTTATTGATGCTTATGACTGGGTAATGGTACCTAACGTTTATGGAATGACGCAATACACTGACGGCGGACTTATTACTACCAAGCCATATATTTCCAGCTCTAATTATGTGCTCAAAATGAGTGATTATAAAAAAAGCCAATGGTGTAAGGTGTGGGATGGCCTTTATTGGAGGTTTTTAAAAATCCATGAAAATGAATTCAGCAAAAACCACCGCATGTCTTTTATGATCAAAATGTTAGAGAAAATGGATAAAAAAACTCTTCAGCACCATATTGACATTGCTGAAGAGTTCTTGAATAACTTTTAGAGAGACAGTATTTTCATGGTTATAGTTACTGGCTTCTCGGCAGCTTCATTTTGGCCTTTACTCCATTTCAGCTTTATCCTATTTGCCTTTACCCCTCTGCCTTCAATATAAGTTTTAATGGCTTCTGCCTGCTTTTCAGCTCGGTCATTATGGTATACCTTAGTAAGTGTCATAGTAGGTTCATGCTCTTCTACTTTTGCACTATCTACATTTATTATTAAAGCATCGGCTCTTTTTACACTTTTTACAGAGTCTAATGACACCTCTTTGTAAGAAGTTGCCTGAAATGTGGTATCTATCCTTACTTCAGATAATACGTCTGATTCCACAGAATCTTCCTCATAATTATTTAAAACCACCTCGACCTCTACTTTCATATCCTCATTTTTACGAAGCAGGTCAGAAACACGCCTTAATTCAAAAACACCATCTTCATTTAGTTCTGCTGAATTTTCCTCAAACAAAACATCTAATGGATACTGCGCTCCAATTTTCATAGGTTCAAGAGCGATATTCAACACCTCCTTATCTCGAGACCCCACTTCTTTAAGATCATATATTTTTGAGAAATACATGTATCCTTTGTCTTCTACATCTAATGAAATATCATATACTGAGCCTTCTTTAAGCACTATAGTAAACTCTCCTTGCTTGCCCACCTTCTCATTCCATAAGCGATCTCTCATATCCACATTAAAAACGGTAAGGTTGGCATTTAAAGGTTCTCCACTCACTCCATCAGTCACTTTTCCCTGAATTCTCATGACCTTATTCGGTTGAAATTCTTCCGGAATAAGCACCTCCGCTATTTCTCGGTCTTTTATACCATCTATTTCCCCATATAAATACCTTCCCTTAGCGGGAATACTTATAAACTGATCATCTTTTTCAGTATTAATAAAATCCATAGGAACAGGATCTGACCAGCCATCGTCTTCTTTACGGCTCATAAATAAATCAAAACCTCCTTTTCCTCCCATCTGATCAGAAGAAAAAACTAACGTTTCTCCATCTGCCAAAATCCTAGGGGCTTGAGAATTTCCGGTATTAATATTAGCAGGCAAAGGCTCTGGTTCCTCCCAGCCATTATACGTTTTTTTAGCCACCATAAGCTTACAACCACTTGCTCCGCTATAGGCTTCCATCTGGTCACATCTCATAAAATAAAGATATTCCCCATCAGGTGATAGCATACCGCAACCATCATTGGTATCACTATTTATAGGTTTTCCGAAATTCTTAGGAGCCTCCCAGTCATTGCCTTTTCGGGTACTGTACCATAAGTCAAAGCCACCCAAACCAGATTTTCTTGAGGTGAAAATCATGAGATCACCATCAAAGCTAAGACTATAACCTCCTCTGAAGTTTAAAGTAGCTCTGTTTATCAGCTTATTAACTTCTAAACCATCATTCCAGGTAGAAATGGTCTTTTTGGTAGCCCATCGCATGCTATGATATCCGTCATCAGTATAATCAGATAAAAACAGTATGGTTTTTCCATCGCCACTAATAAAAGGGGCAAACAAGTTAATAGAAGGCCGATTAATGTTAGGAGGAAGCGGGCGAACCTCTGTTTGAGAAAACCCATTTAAAGCAACAACATAGCACAAAAGCACTGACAAAAAGATGCCTTTCATAGATAAAGCTATTTAATTATAAATCTAAATATAAGGATTTTAGCAAAAACATTTCCAAAACAAATTCCTAACTTCAAACTTAGAAACAAGAATAAGCCAGTGAGATTTTACTTACTTTTAATCATCAGCTGCCTGCTTTGTTCTCCTTTTTTAGGCAGGGCACAAAAGCTGGAGACTGTAGTTCAAAGAGGCCATTATGGGCCTATCAAATCAGTAGCCATCACCCCAAACGGAAAATACCTGCTCACAGGCAGTAAAGACAATACCATTAAACTCTGGGATTTTGAATCGGGTCGTGAGATAAGAACTTATTTTGGACATACTGCTCCTGTAAGAGATCTGGAAATCACCTCTGATGCGCTCCATTTCATTAGTGGTAGTGAAGACGGAACCGCCAAATTATGGGAAATAGTTTCCGGCAAAATTATTCGCTCTTATGAAACACCCAAAACCCAGCTCAACAAAGTGGCCATAAGTAATGATGATCAGCTGCTTTTCACAGGCGGATACTCATGGAAAGGTTATATATGGAACCTACAATCAGGAGATACCATCAGAAGTTTCAGAACCGACTCTGACCACAGTATGGGCTATGGTATTTCTGCCGCTTTTAGTAAAAATGGCAAATACCTGGCTATAGGTAATGATAACAATACCACTACTATATTTGATGTCGAAAGCGGAGAACAACTGGGAGAAAACCAGCCACAAGATCACAGCTGTGCGGGCTGTGCTACCAAAGTTCAGTACAGCTCTGACGGAAAGCTGCTGCTTATGGCTCCCAACAGAGGCCCTATCCAAATACAATCCTTGGAGACTAATGAAGGTTTTATCATTAATACTAACCTGCCTCATTATGAAGGTGTAGACATAAATTTCGACAATAGTGCCATTTTAGCTTTGGGTGAAGATTCATTAAAAGTATATCGTTGGCCTCAAAAAACACTTCTGTATGCTATCCCTCTTAATTATAAGGAACCTGCCACTGATGCTGTCTTCAGTCCAGATGGCGAGCATGTTATAGTGGTAAGCGATGACCAGAGCATTAATGTATATGATGCACTCACTGGTCTGCTAATCAAAAAAATGGGGGGATACCTGGTCAATCAGGATAAAGGAGGCCTAGACTACGACCCTAATTCCAGATGGGACTATTACATAAAAAAATACACTGACCTCAAAAATGATTTTGCCATTTCTCCTGACGGGAATTACCTGGCCAAAGGAAAA includes the following:
- a CDS encoding cryptochrome/photolyase family protein, whose product is MEATIIFPHQLYASHPAIAAKRKIYLIEDHQYFTQFKFHKKKIGLHRASMKYYESFLNQKEYTTKYIEAHDHIDIADVFENHLDKRVDIIHYVKPADYLLEKRIKEAASKFSIELIAYNSPGFLSTPEDLKEMLPDRKYFMASFYKKQRIKHDILIQNGEPEGGKWSYDDENRKKLPKDISIPKPYQPQENHYAQEAKQYVENHFDQNYGELYGFDYPITHYQAEEALIDFLDNRMQLFGDYEDAISKNESFLFHSLLTPALNIGLITPKQILNTLFEKHKAHHYPLNCLEGFVRQIIGWREFMRGVYAFEGVFERTNNHFNHQRKIPETFWNGTTGIEPIDHTIKKVLQTGYCHHIERLMILGNFMLLCEFDPDEIYSWFMTLFIDAYDWVMVPNVYGMTQYTDGGLITTKPYISSSNYVLKMSDYKKSQWCKVWDGLYWRFLKIHENEFSKNHRMSFMIKMLEKMDKKTLQHHIDIAEEFLNNF